From one Lycium ferocissimum isolate CSIRO_LF1 chromosome 5, AGI_CSIRO_Lferr_CH_V1, whole genome shotgun sequence genomic stretch:
- the LOC132058353 gene encoding probable pectinesterase/pectinesterase inhibitor 17: MAIKLGFFVLLISFSTLFFPTLSIALFDNGIDAWCKKTPYPDQCKYFMNHGQYHFAPKQKTDFKKMAVEIALERALQAETYTKGLGAKCRNELEKAAWSDCVKLYESTILQLNKTLDPDTKCTDFDTQTWLSTAMTNLETCRTGFIELDVNSDYIMPSLMSNNVSELICNTLALNNNGSNLKQTYKGGFPIWVSPGDRKLLQLSSIRPNLVVAQDGTGNFRTINAALDAAAERSGNERFVIHVKRGVYRENLEIGNKMKNIMLVGDGMKYTIITGSRSVGGGSTTFNSGTVVVTGERFIARGITFRNTAGPQNHQAVALRSGSDLSVFYRCGFEGYQDTLYAHSQRQFYKECYIYGTVDFIFGNAAVVLQNCMIFARRPMDKQKITITAQGRTDPNQNTGISIHNSRVMAASDLRPVLSTFKTFLGRPWKQYSRTVFIKTHLDSLVDPAGWLEWDGDFALSTLYYGEYRNTGPGASTSGRVKWPGYRVITNSNEAAKFTVEIFIAGRSWLPATNVPFRAGL, from the exons ATGGCGATAAAGCTTGGTTTCTTTGTGCTACTCATCTCTTTTTCAACATTATTTTTTCCTACCTTATCGATCGCCCTTTTTGATAATGGCATAGATGCTTGGTGCAAGAAAACCCCTTATCCCGATCAGTGCAAGTATTTCATGAACCATGGCCAGTACCATTTTGCACCCAAGCAGAAGACCGATTTCAAGAAAATGGCCGTGGAAATAGCCTTGGAGAGAGCACTTCAAGCAGAAACTTACACCAAAGGACTAGGCGCAAAGTGCAGGAATGAACTCGAAAAGGCAGCTTGGTCCGACTGTGTGAAGCTCTACGAGAGCACAATTCTCCAACTCAATAAAACGCTCGATCCAGATACCAAGTGTACTGATTTTGATACACAAACTTGGTTAAGTACAGCCATGACAAATCTCGAAACTTGTCGAACCGGATTCATTGAGCTAGATGTTAATTCAGACTACATTATGCCCAGTCTCATGTCCAACAACGTGTCCGAATTAATTTGTAACACTTTGGCACTCAACAACAATGGCTCCAATTTGAAGCAAACTTATAAAGGTGGTTTCCCGATTTGGGTATCTCCAGGTGACAGAAAATTGTTGCAGTTGTCCTCCATAAGGCCAAATCTAGTGGTGGCTCAAGATGGTACGGGGAACTTCCGGACGATTAACGCAGCGTTAGATGCCGCGGCTGAAAGAAGTGGAAATGAAAGGTTTGTTATACATGTGAAGCGTGGAGTTTATAGAGAAAATTTGGAGATTGGAAACAAAATGAAGAATATTATGTTGGTTGGCGATGGGATGAAGTACACAATTATCACGGGTAGCCGTAGTGTTGGAGGAGGCTCTACCACGTTTAACTCTGGCACTGTTG TTGTTACTGGCGAAAGATTTATTGCTCGAGGCATTACATTCCGCAACACAGCTGGTCCACAAAACCATCAAGCAGTTGCACTACGATCCGGATCTGACCTATCAGTTTTCTATCGTTGTGGCTTTGAAGGCTATCAAGACACACTTTACGCCCATTCACAACGACAATTCTATAAGGAATGTTATATCTATGGCACAGTGGACTTTATTTTTGGTAACGCTGCTGTGGTTTTGCAGAATTGCATGATATTTGCTAGGAGGCCTATGGATAAACAAAAAATTACCATAACAGCACAAGGCCGCACTGATCCTAACCAAAACACTGGAATCTCAATACATAATTCACGAGTTATGGCAGCATCTGATCTTAGGCCCGTGCTAAGTACATTCAAGACATTTTTGGGACGGCCATGGAAACAATATTCACGTACTGTATTTATTAAAACACACCTTGATTCATTGGTGGACCCTGCTGGTTGGCTAGAGTGGGATGGTGATTTTGCTTTAAGTACTTTGTACTATGGAGAATATAGGAACACTGGCCCTGGAGCATCGACAAGTGGGAGAGTCAAATGGCCTGGGTATCGAGTGATCACAAACTCAAATGAAGCAGCAAAGTTCACCGTGGAAATTTTTATCGCTGGTCGATCATGGTTGCCTGCAACCAATGTGCCATTTCGTGCAGGTCTCTAA